In Burkholderia savannae, one genomic interval encodes:
- a CDS encoding GNAT family N-acetyltransferase — MDSDSQALPALPVLETDRLWLRPRMLADLDACIAMDRDPDVTRHIAGPWSDPLEHRRFVEHRITRAYPPGLGYWSIFEKARPERFVGWTLLIPDFAEGGRDVEIGWRLVREAWGRGIASEAARRVVRHAFETVRLPRIVADIAAQNDASLHVARKLGMRRVGIVQDGIPYVRHRLERADLATLSTVAARR, encoded by the coding sequence ATGGATTCGGATTCGCAAGCTCTCCCGGCGCTGCCGGTTCTCGAAACCGATCGCTTGTGGCTGCGCCCGCGCATGCTCGCCGACCTCGACGCATGCATCGCGATGGATCGCGATCCGGACGTGACGCGCCACATCGCCGGTCCGTGGAGCGATCCGCTCGAGCATCGCCGTTTCGTCGAGCATCGGATCACGCGCGCGTATCCGCCCGGCCTCGGCTATTGGTCGATCTTCGAGAAGGCGCGGCCCGAGCGCTTCGTCGGCTGGACGCTGCTGATTCCCGATTTCGCCGAAGGCGGCCGCGACGTCGAGATCGGCTGGCGCCTCGTGCGCGAAGCATGGGGGCGCGGGATCGCGAGCGAAGCCGCGCGGCGCGTCGTGCGGCACGCGTTCGAGACGGTCAGGCTGCCGCGCATCGTCGCGGACATCGCCGCGCAGAACGACGCGTCGCTGCACGTCGCGCGCAAGCTCGGGATGCGGCGCGTCGGCATCGTGCAGGACGGCATCCCGTACGTCCGTCACCGGCTCGAGCGCGCGGACCTCGCGACTCTTTCGACTGTCGCGGCTCGCCGCTGA
- a CDS encoding MFS transporter, which produces MTMSWTREQRNVTIAAYLGWTLDAFDFFLMVFVLKDIAAEFNTKIPAVAFAITLTLAARPIGALIFGRLADHFGRRPTLMINIACYSLLELASGFAPSLAALLVLRTLFGVAMGGEWGVGSALTMETIPTRARGAVSGLLQAGYPSGYLLASIVFGLFYQYIGWRGMFMIGVLPALLVLYVRAKVPESPAWKQMEKRARPSLVETLKQNWKLSIYAVVLMTAFNFFSHGTQDLYPTFLREQHHFDPHTVSGITIVLNIGAIVGGLTFGWLSERIGRRRAIFIATMISLPVLPLWAFSTGVLALAAGAFLMQISVQGAWGVIPVHLNEISPDEIRATFPGFVYQLGNLLASGNATMQAQLAVNHGNDYSMALATVAGIVAVVICVLIVFSRERRGIDMTQAAAMSPTTG; this is translated from the coding sequence ATGACCATGAGCTGGACCCGGGAACAACGCAACGTCACGATCGCCGCCTACCTCGGCTGGACGCTCGACGCATTCGATTTCTTCCTGATGGTGTTCGTGCTGAAGGACATCGCCGCCGAATTCAACACGAAGATTCCCGCCGTCGCGTTCGCGATCACGCTGACGCTCGCCGCGCGCCCGATCGGCGCGCTGATCTTCGGCCGCCTCGCCGATCATTTCGGCCGCCGGCCGACGCTGATGATCAACATCGCATGCTATTCGCTGCTCGAGCTCGCGTCCGGCTTCGCGCCGAGCCTGGCCGCGCTGCTCGTGCTGCGCACGCTGTTCGGCGTCGCCATGGGCGGCGAATGGGGCGTCGGCTCCGCGCTGACGATGGAAACGATCCCGACGCGCGCGCGCGGCGCCGTGTCGGGCCTGCTGCAGGCGGGCTACCCGAGCGGCTATCTGCTCGCGTCGATCGTCTTCGGCCTCTTCTACCAGTACATCGGCTGGCGCGGCATGTTCATGATCGGCGTGCTGCCCGCGCTGCTCGTGCTGTACGTGCGCGCGAAAGTGCCCGAGTCGCCCGCGTGGAAGCAGATGGAAAAGCGCGCGCGCCCGAGCCTCGTCGAGACGCTCAAGCAGAACTGGAAGCTGTCGATTTACGCAGTCGTGCTGATGACCGCGTTCAACTTCTTCTCGCACGGCACGCAGGATCTCTATCCGACATTCCTGCGCGAACAGCATCACTTCGATCCGCACACGGTGTCGGGGATCACGATCGTGCTGAACATCGGCGCGATCGTCGGCGGGCTCACGTTCGGCTGGCTGTCGGAGCGCATCGGCCGCCGCCGCGCGATCTTCATCGCAACGATGATCTCGCTGCCCGTGCTGCCGCTTTGGGCGTTCTCGACCGGCGTGCTCGCGCTCGCCGCCGGTGCGTTCCTGATGCAGATCTCGGTGCAGGGCGCATGGGGCGTGATCCCCGTGCATCTGAACGAGATTTCGCCCGACGAGATTCGCGCGACCTTCCCCGGCTTCGTGTATCAGCTCGGCAATCTGCTCGCGTCGGGCAACGCGACGATGCAGGCGCAACTCGCGGTCAATCACGGCAACGACTACAGCATGGCGCTCGCGACGGTCGCGGGCATCGTCGCCGTCGTCATCTGCGTTTTAATTGTGTTCAGCCGCGAGCGACGCGGGATCGACATGACGCAGGCGGCCGCGATGAGCCCGACGACGGGATAG
- a CDS encoding TetR/AcrR family transcriptional regulator codes for MAVRQASRQSGGTKARILDAAEDLFIEHGFEAMSMRQITSRAAVNLAAVNYHFGSKEALIHAMLSRRLDQLNEERLRILDRFDAQLGPHVTCEHVLGAMFIPALQASRDPQRGGRAFLRLIGRAYTDPSAFVRNFLTAHYASVAGRFFDAFQRALPNLPRAELGWRLHYAIGALSGALAGAETESLIDEFTQGRSMNDVQMIARLSSLIVAALKAPMPDTAQLTIFASVLDGAAASADATHPAEPAAAAAAAAGAAVAAIAPSAPAAAPEIAPAAVSAPAPNPAPPTSAAATPAAPMPTAAAAAAAPCIEPIAAEPMVAAAHETHAT; via the coding sequence ATGGCAGTTCGACAGGCCAGCCGGCAATCCGGCGGGACGAAGGCGCGCATCCTCGATGCGGCCGAAGATCTTTTCATCGAGCATGGCTTCGAAGCGATGTCGATGCGGCAAATCACATCGCGCGCAGCGGTGAATCTTGCCGCGGTCAACTATCACTTCGGTAGCAAGGAAGCGCTCATCCACGCGATGTTGTCGCGGCGCCTCGATCAGCTGAACGAGGAGCGCCTGCGCATCCTCGATCGGTTCGACGCGCAACTCGGCCCGCACGTCACGTGCGAGCACGTGCTGGGCGCGATGTTCATTCCGGCGCTGCAGGCGTCGCGCGATCCGCAACGCGGCGGCCGCGCATTCCTCAGACTCATCGGCCGCGCGTACACCGATCCGTCGGCGTTCGTGCGCAATTTCCTGACCGCGCACTACGCGAGCGTCGCCGGCCGCTTCTTCGACGCGTTCCAGCGCGCGCTGCCGAACCTGCCGCGCGCGGAGCTCGGCTGGCGGCTGCACTACGCGATCGGCGCGCTGTCCGGCGCGCTCGCGGGCGCGGAGACCGAAAGCCTCATCGACGAATTCACGCAAGGCCGCTCGATGAACGACGTGCAAATGATCGCGCGGCTGTCGTCGCTGATCGTCGCCGCGCTGAAGGCGCCGATGCCCGACACGGCGCAGCTCACGATCTTCGCGTCGGTGCTCGACGGCGCTGCGGCGTCGGCCGACGCGACGCATCCGGCCGAGCCGGCGGCGGCGGCGGCGGCGGCGGCAGGCGCCGCCGTTGCCGCCATCGCGCCGTCCGCGCCCGCCGCCGCACCGGAGATCGCGCCGGCCGCCGTTTCGGCGCCCGCGCCGAACCCCGCGCCGCCGACGTCGGCCGCTGCGACACCCGCCGCGCCGATGCCGACCGCCGCTGCGGCTGCCGCCGCACCGTGCATTGAACCGATCGCGGCCGAGCCCATGGTCGCGGCCGCGCACGAAACCCACGCGACCTGA
- a CDS encoding AMP-binding protein yields MTAPVAPAPAHAHTQAPNTDGIWHASYPKGVPHDIDVTQYESLAQYFDECTTRYAERVAFISAGARLTYAALAHKAVAFASYLQSLGVKPGDRVAIMLPNTFQYPVTLFGALKAGAIVVNVNPLYTVRELAHQLKDCGAQTIVVFENFAKTLEDALPETQIKHVVVTALGDLLADGLNPKGRLINFVLKHVKKLVPPYRLPQAVRLRAALAAGARKAPAPVALKRDDLAFLQYTGGTTGVAKGAMLTHGNLIANLLQAKAWIEDQLTGDVETVLTPLPLYHIYSLTVNAFIFLGLGGRNILIANPRDTKMMMKILRHETFTGITGINTLYNAFLDNEEFRKRDFSKLKLAMAGGMAMQRAVAERFEQVTGCPIVEGYGLTECSPIVTMNPYDVNEKRAFSGSIGLPAPSTIVRFRKEDGAWANVGESGELCVHGPQVMRGYWQRPDETAKVIDADGWLATGDIGVMDERGFIRLIDRKKDMILVSGFNVYPNEIEDVLVSHPGIREAAAIGIPDPVHGERIKVFVVPRDASLTVEDVLAHCRKNLTGYKMPKAVEFRDALPQTNVGKILRRALRDEELAKLAKAPANPSARH; encoded by the coding sequence ATGACCGCCCCCGTTGCGCCCGCGCCCGCCCACGCCCACACGCAAGCACCGAACACCGACGGCATCTGGCATGCGTCGTACCCGAAAGGCGTGCCGCACGACATCGACGTCACGCAGTACGAATCGCTTGCCCAGTACTTCGACGAATGCACGACGCGCTACGCTGAGCGCGTCGCGTTCATCAGCGCGGGTGCGCGGCTCACCTACGCGGCGCTCGCGCACAAGGCGGTCGCGTTCGCGTCGTACCTGCAGAGCCTCGGCGTGAAACCCGGCGACCGCGTCGCGATCATGCTGCCGAACACGTTCCAGTATCCGGTCACGCTGTTCGGCGCGCTGAAGGCGGGCGCGATCGTCGTGAACGTCAACCCGCTCTACACGGTGCGCGAGCTCGCGCATCAGCTGAAGGACTGCGGCGCGCAGACGATCGTCGTGTTCGAGAATTTCGCGAAGACGCTCGAGGACGCGCTGCCCGAAACGCAGATCAAGCACGTCGTCGTGACCGCGCTCGGCGATCTGCTCGCCGACGGCCTCAATCCGAAAGGCCGGCTGATCAACTTCGTGCTCAAGCACGTGAAGAAGCTCGTGCCGCCGTACCGGCTGCCGCAGGCCGTGCGCCTGCGCGCGGCGCTCGCCGCCGGCGCGCGCAAGGCGCCGGCGCCCGTCGCGCTCAAGCGCGACGACCTCGCGTTCCTGCAGTACACGGGCGGCACCACGGGCGTGGCGAAAGGCGCGATGCTCACGCACGGCAACCTGATCGCGAACCTGCTGCAGGCGAAGGCGTGGATCGAGGATCAACTGACGGGCGACGTCGAAACGGTGCTCACGCCACTGCCGCTCTATCACATCTATTCGCTGACGGTGAACGCGTTCATCTTCCTCGGCCTCGGCGGTCGCAACATCCTGATCGCGAATCCGCGCGACACGAAGATGATGATGAAGATCCTGCGCCACGAAACCTTCACGGGCATCACCGGCATCAACACGCTCTACAACGCGTTCCTCGACAACGAGGAATTCCGCAAGCGCGACTTCTCGAAGCTCAAGCTCGCGATGGCGGGCGGAATGGCGATGCAGCGCGCGGTCGCCGAGCGCTTCGAGCAGGTGACGGGCTGCCCGATCGTCGAAGGCTACGGGCTCACCGAGTGCTCGCCGATCGTCACGATGAACCCGTACGACGTGAACGAGAAGCGCGCGTTCAGCGGCTCGATCGGGCTGCCCGCGCCGTCGACGATCGTGCGCTTTCGCAAGGAGGACGGCGCGTGGGCGAACGTCGGCGAATCGGGCGAGCTATGCGTGCACGGCCCGCAGGTGATGCGCGGCTACTGGCAGCGCCCCGACGAAACCGCGAAGGTGATCGACGCCGACGGCTGGCTCGCGACGGGCGACATCGGCGTGATGGACGAACGCGGCTTCATCCGCCTCATCGATCGCAAGAAGGACATGATTCTCGTGTCGGGCTTCAACGTCTATCCGAACGAGATCGAGGACGTGCTCGTGTCGCATCCGGGCATCCGCGAGGCGGCGGCGATCGGCATTCCCGATCCCGTGCACGGCGAGCGCATCAAGGTGTTCGTCGTGCCGCGCGACGCGTCGCTGACGGTCGAGGACGTGCTCGCGCACTGCCGCAAGAACCTGACGGGCTACAAAATGCCGAAGGCGGTCGAATTCCGCGACGCGCTGCCGCAGACCAATGTCGGCAAGATCCTGCGCCGCGCGCTGCGCGACGAGGAACTCGCGAAGCTCGCGAAAGCGCCGGCGAATCCGTCGGCGCGGCATTGA
- a CDS encoding DUF1571 domain-containing protein has protein sequence MSHASPQHPSSSQRTRFARRRLVAASAASALALTLALGFAGGAAHAQSSAGADAHAAVESGAPDAALAPELAKVAKLPVDQQARWLRTAAREGALEKLDDAMLTALFKSLDPQTVPEYVAAGPIGYSSYEFTMLRQERLSGKWSDTPDHMLVKVTRGPLRVYAKWLPDSAHSGQEVIYDSTKRADEMYGHLGGLLGKVPMWTALDGALSRAQSNHQVRDLGTEFVANLYLSEAKKYREAGVLKPTHVEAKTIKGVRVVALTYETPGGRPQFYAKKETLGLDLRQPYFRTVESYDNDGRVFEKVVFERITPKSFDETAFDPKNPEYKF, from the coding sequence ATGTCACACGCGTCACCGCAGCACCCATCTTCGTCGCAGCGAACGCGATTCGCGCGGCGCCGGCTCGTCGCCGCTTCGGCCGCGAGCGCACTCGCGCTTACGCTCGCGCTCGGGTTCGCCGGCGGCGCCGCGCACGCGCAGTCAAGCGCAGGCGCCGACGCGCACGCCGCCGTCGAATCCGGCGCGCCCGACGCCGCGCTTGCGCCCGAGCTCGCGAAGGTCGCGAAGCTCCCCGTCGACCAGCAGGCGCGCTGGCTGCGCACGGCCGCGCGCGAAGGCGCGCTCGAAAAGCTCGACGACGCAATGCTCACCGCGCTCTTCAAGTCGCTCGATCCGCAGACGGTGCCCGAGTACGTCGCCGCGGGCCCGATCGGCTACTCGTCGTACGAATTCACGATGCTGCGCCAGGAGCGCCTCAGCGGCAAATGGTCCGATACGCCCGATCACATGCTCGTCAAGGTGACGCGCGGGCCGCTGCGCGTGTACGCGAAGTGGCTGCCGGACAGCGCGCACTCGGGCCAGGAAGTGATCTACGACTCGACGAAGCGCGCCGACGAGATGTACGGCCACCTGGGCGGCCTGCTCGGCAAGGTGCCGATGTGGACGGCGCTCGACGGCGCCCTCTCGCGCGCGCAGTCGAACCACCAGGTGCGCGATCTCGGCACCGAGTTCGTCGCGAACCTGTATTTGAGCGAGGCGAAGAAGTACCGCGAAGCGGGCGTGCTGAAGCCGACGCACGTCGAGGCGAAAACGATCAAGGGCGTGCGCGTCGTCGCGCTCACCTACGAGACGCCCGGCGGCCGGCCGCAGTTCTACGCGAAGAAGGAAACGCTCGGGCTCGATCTGCGGCAGCCGTATTTCCGCACCGTCGAGTCGTACGACAACGACGGGCGCGTGTTCGAGAAGGTCGTGTTCGAGAGGATCACGCCGAAGTCGTTCGACGAAACGGCGTTCGATCCGAAGAATCCCGAGTACAAGTTCTGA
- a CDS encoding PXPV repeat protein, translating into MKKLLTSMMLGVAALAVSGAATAGGVDLSIGVGVPVAPVYVAPQPVYVAPQPAVVGYPAYGWRGDDDEDYWKHERKHWRKWHRHHDDDD; encoded by the coding sequence ATGAAAAAGTTACTGACGAGCATGATGCTGGGCGTCGCGGCGCTCGCCGTATCGGGTGCCGCGACGGCGGGCGGCGTCGATCTGTCGATCGGAGTCGGCGTGCCGGTCGCGCCCGTGTACGTGGCGCCGCAGCCCGTCTACGTCGCGCCGCAGCCCGCCGTCGTCGGATATCCGGCGTACGGGTGGCGCGGCGACGATGACGAAGACTACTGGAAGCACGAGCGCAAGCACTGGCGCAAGTGGCACCGCCATCACGACGATGACGATTGA
- the hfq gene encoding RNA chaperone Hfq gives MANPAESHPQNDFINAARKERKRVEIYLVNGIRLTGCIESFDQYLVMLRTPVGLQGIYKRAISTIQLDTGGSRPGGPRGPRPGGGHGGGRPGGREGGGHGPYGSHGGSREPRGEGGGYGARESRGDGGGYGSRDSRGDGGYGARERGDGGYGARERSDGGYGSREPRDGYGSREPREPRESYGAPREPQDGVSTPSGAQERNGNGPVIVTRRRRSLGPTDGQ, from the coding sequence ATGGCCAATCCTGCAGAATCCCATCCGCAAAACGACTTCATCAATGCCGCGCGCAAGGAACGCAAGCGCGTCGAAATTTATCTCGTCAACGGCATTCGCCTGACGGGATGCATCGAGTCGTTCGACCAGTATCTGGTGATGCTGCGCACGCCCGTCGGCCTGCAAGGCATCTATAAACGCGCCATTTCGACGATTCAGCTCGATACGGGCGGCTCCCGTCCGGGCGGCCCGCGCGGCCCGCGTCCGGGCGGCGGCCATGGCGGCGGTCGCCCCGGCGGGCGCGAAGGCGGCGGCCACGGTCCGTACGGCTCGCACGGCGGCTCCCGCGAGCCGCGCGGCGAAGGCGGCGGTTACGGCGCACGCGAATCCCGCGGCGACGGCGGCGGCTACGGCTCCCGCGATTCCCGTGGCGACGGCGGTTACGGTGCGCGTGAGCGCGGCGACGGCGGCTACGGCGCACGCGAACGCAGCGACGGCGGCTACGGCTCCCGTGAACCCCGCGACGGCTACGGCTCCCGCGAGCCGCGCGAACCCCGCGAATCGTACGGCGCGCCGCGCGAGCCGCAAGATGGCGTGTCGACGCCGTCCGGCGCACAGGAGCGCAACGGCAACGGCCCCGTGATCGTCACGCGCCGCCGCCGCTCGCTCGGGCCGACGGACGGTCAATAA
- a CDS encoding DUF2968 domain-containing protein, whose protein sequence is MGRVFVAIAAAGGLSGAHAQALGSADGALQASPALTASAVPVPAAAVSASAVVNLSAPGATAAASADANGASTIDELQRQIQARELTEMRTTYNGSYGASLLLNVDEGTYFVALFQQKAFWRVIKTASDARAEAVYRDFAKQSETLAVNELQAAKLESQKAQADRQIAAAQERANRLQADLNIAREQRAAVASRQKDKLDETVALRDQRNERQDQLRKLQQQVRSLQRQADAGLPKAR, encoded by the coding sequence ATGGGGCGCGTCTTCGTCGCGATCGCGGCGGCGGGCGGCCTCAGCGGCGCGCATGCGCAGGCATTGGGTAGCGCCGACGGGGCGTTGCAGGCATCGCCGGCGTTGACCGCGTCCGCCGTGCCGGTGCCGGCGGCGGCCGTCTCGGCGAGCGCCGTCGTCAATCTGTCGGCGCCCGGCGCAACGGCGGCCGCGAGCGCCGACGCGAACGGGGCGAGCACGATCGACGAGCTGCAACGGCAAATCCAGGCGCGCGAACTGACCGAGATGCGCACGACGTACAACGGCAGCTACGGCGCGAGCCTGCTGCTCAACGTCGACGAAGGCACGTACTTCGTCGCGCTGTTTCAGCAAAAAGCGTTCTGGCGCGTGATCAAGACGGCGAGCGACGCGCGTGCGGAGGCGGTCTACCGCGATTTCGCGAAGCAGTCGGAGACTCTCGCGGTCAACGAGCTGCAGGCCGCGAAGCTCGAGTCGCAGAAGGCGCAGGCCGACCGGCAGATCGCCGCCGCGCAGGAGCGGGCGAACCGGTTGCAGGCCGATCTGAACATCGCGCGCGAGCAGCGGGCGGCCGTCGCGAGCCGGCAGAAGGACAAGCTTGACGAGACGGTTGCGCTGCGCGATCAGCGCAACGAGCGGCAAGATCAATTGCGCAAGCTGCAACAGCAAGTGCGCTCGCTGCAACGGCAGGCCGACGCTGGATTGCCGAAGGCGCGTTGA
- a CDS encoding sigma 54-interacting transcriptional regulator encodes MRNTNAIEGLDLYVWEGKADIVDRVARCMSSFEVEVIRADNEVVSPERTAMRPSLAIISVTMIEAGAAFLRSWQADIGMPVVWVGAARDHDTSLYPPEYSHILPLDFTCAELRGMISKLAVQLRAHAAKTLEPSTLVAHSECMQALLQEVDTFADCDTNVLLHGETGVGKERIAQLLHEKHSRYCMGEFVPVNCGAIPDGLFESLFFGHAKGSFTGAVGTHKGYFEQAAGGTLFLDEVGDLPLYQQVKLLRVLEDGAVLRIGATAPVKVDFRLVAASNKKLPQLVKDGLFRADLYYRLAVIELSIPSLEERGPVDKIALFKSFVASIVGEERLAALPELPYWLAEAVADSYFPGNVRELRNLAERVGVTVRQTGGWDTARLQRLVAQARSAAQPVPAESAPDVFVDRSKWDMAERSRVIAALDANGWRRQDTAQHLGISRKVLWEKMRKYQIFDEEPEARESE; translated from the coding sequence ATGAGAAACACGAACGCAATCGAAGGACTCGACCTGTACGTCTGGGAGGGCAAGGCCGACATTGTCGACCGGGTCGCGCGCTGCATGTCGAGCTTCGAAGTCGAGGTGATCCGCGCCGACAACGAGGTCGTCTCGCCCGAGCGGACCGCGATGCGCCCGTCGCTCGCGATCATCAGCGTCACGATGATCGAGGCCGGAGCGGCGTTCCTGCGCAGCTGGCAGGCGGACATCGGCATGCCGGTGGTCTGGGTCGGCGCCGCGCGCGATCACGATACGTCGCTGTACCCGCCCGAGTATTCGCATATCCTGCCGCTCGATTTCACGTGCGCGGAGCTGCGCGGCATGATCTCGAAGCTCGCGGTGCAACTGCGCGCGCACGCGGCGAAGACGCTCGAGCCGAGCACGCTCGTCGCGCATTCGGAGTGCATGCAGGCACTGCTGCAGGAAGTCGACACGTTCGCCGATTGCGACACGAACGTGCTGCTGCACGGCGAGACGGGCGTCGGCAAGGAGCGGATCGCGCAGTTGCTGCACGAGAAGCACTCGCGCTACTGCATGGGCGAGTTCGTGCCCGTGAACTGCGGCGCGATTCCGGACGGCCTGTTCGAATCGCTGTTCTTCGGGCACGCCAAGGGCTCGTTTACGGGCGCGGTGGGCACGCACAAGGGCTACTTCGAGCAGGCGGCGGGCGGCACGCTCTTTCTCGACGAAGTCGGCGATCTGCCGCTCTACCAGCAGGTCAAGCTGCTGCGCGTGCTCGAGGACGGCGCGGTGCTGCGCATCGGCGCGACGGCGCCCGTCAAGGTGGATTTCCGGCTCGTCGCGGCGAGCAACAAGAAGCTGCCGCAGCTCGTCAAGGACGGCTTGTTCCGGGCGGACCTATACTACCGGCTCGCGGTGATCGAGCTCAGCATTCCGTCGCTCGAGGAGCGCGGCCCCGTCGACAAGATCGCGCTGTTCAAGTCGTTCGTCGCGTCGATCGTCGGCGAGGAGCGCCTCGCCGCACTGCCGGAGCTGCCATATTGGCTCGCCGAAGCGGTCGCCGATTCGTATTTTCCGGGCAACGTGCGCGAGCTGCGCAACCTGGCCGAGCGCGTCGGCGTGACGGTGAGGCAGACGGGCGGCTGGGACACGGCGCGGCTGCAGCGGCTCGTCGCGCAGGCGCGCAGCGCCGCGCAGCCGGTGCCGGCCGAGAGCGCGCCCGACGTGTTCGTCGATCGCAGCAAGTGGGACATGGCCGAGCGCAGCCGCGTGATCGCCGCGCTTGACGCGAACGGTTGGCGTCGGCAGGATACCGCGCAGCATCTCGGGATCAGCCGCAAGGTGCTGTGGGAAAAGATGCGCAAATATCAGATTTTCGACGAGGAGCCCGAAGCCAGGGAAAGCGAATGA
- a CDS encoding TadG family pilus assembly protein encodes MPLARRFAERRSFARGRRSIARERGAFAVVAAVWMLVAIAALGAIDIGNAFFVRRDLQRVADMAALAAAQKMDNLCARPNAAAAANASSNGFDPAKSGNTLAVACGRWDTQSNAGPSYFNTASTPLNAVQVTATQSVPYFFLGPSRTVSAISTAKATNIDQFTVGTTLASLQGGLVNNVLNALLGANLGLSVLSYQALASTQIKVGDLMAAANVLTVNELLSTQVTAGQFAQLMLTALSRTQVVNANLQASVAALQAIVAANLGGGKFSIGSQSGGPGVFALGLSDTQAAADAKINVFDALMVSAEVAAAGQPAVNVATGLQLAGQGATLMLQVIEPPTIAIGEAGTDPKTGAWRTQANNAQIRLYLNVGLGTAGLLPTGVLFPVAALVSLVEGIIQVNLNLPLTLQVATGSAWLQSTNCAATAASSSATITVQPGLANLCIGDVPTNLPAQQTFACNVPATLATLGVLNAPLLQIKSALALPVVVPQSNAATLTFNGVTGDADDYQTTNSNAVGSVLSNALSGAAQSLTGPNGLTLYVFGQPVAVGSMLNPVVSLLLSQLGPMLNSLDQVVVPLLNLLGVQVGAATVHNLALTCGTAQTVY; translated from the coding sequence ATGCCGTTAGCTCGCCGTTTCGCCGAACGCCGATCGTTCGCTCGCGGGCGTCGGTCGATCGCGCGCGAACGCGGCGCGTTCGCCGTCGTCGCGGCGGTCTGGATGCTCGTCGCGATCGCGGCGCTCGGTGCGATCGACATCGGCAACGCGTTCTTCGTGCGCCGCGACTTGCAGCGGGTTGCCGACATGGCCGCGCTCGCCGCCGCGCAGAAGATGGACAACCTGTGCGCGCGGCCGAACGCCGCCGCCGCGGCGAACGCGAGCTCGAACGGCTTCGATCCGGCGAAGAGCGGTAACACGCTCGCGGTCGCGTGCGGGCGCTGGGACACGCAGAGCAACGCGGGGCCGAGCTACTTCAATACGGCGTCGACGCCGCTGAACGCGGTGCAGGTGACGGCGACGCAGAGCGTGCCGTACTTCTTCCTCGGCCCGTCGCGCACGGTGAGCGCGATATCCACCGCGAAGGCGACCAACATCGACCAGTTCACCGTCGGCACGACGCTCGCGAGCCTGCAAGGCGGCCTCGTGAACAACGTGCTGAACGCGTTGCTCGGCGCGAATCTGGGCTTGAGCGTGCTGTCGTATCAGGCGCTCGCGTCGACGCAGATCAAGGTGGGCGACCTGATGGCGGCCGCGAACGTGCTGACCGTCAACGAGCTGCTGTCGACGCAGGTGACGGCGGGGCAGTTCGCGCAGCTGATGCTGACCGCGCTGTCGCGCACGCAGGTCGTGAACGCGAACCTGCAGGCGAGCGTCGCCGCGTTGCAGGCGATCGTCGCGGCGAATCTCGGCGGCGGGAAATTCAGCATCGGCAGCCAGTCTGGCGGGCCCGGCGTGTTCGCGCTCGGCCTGTCCGACACGCAGGCGGCGGCCGACGCGAAGATCAACGTGTTCGACGCGCTGATGGTTTCGGCGGAAGTCGCGGCGGCGGGCCAGCCGGCGGTGAACGTCGCGACGGGGCTGCAGCTCGCGGGGCAGGGCGCGACGCTGATGTTGCAGGTCATCGAGCCGCCGACGATCGCGATCGGCGAGGCGGGAACGGACCCGAAGACGGGCGCGTGGCGCACGCAGGCGAACAATGCGCAGATTCGGCTGTATCTGAACGTGGGTCTAGGCACGGCGGGTTTGTTGCCGACCGGCGTGCTGTTTCCGGTTGCGGCGCTCGTGAGCCTCGTTGAAGGCATCATTCAGGTCAATTTGAATCTGCCGCTCACGTTGCAGGTCGCGACGGGCTCGGCATGGCTTCAGTCGACGAACTGCGCGGCGACTGCCGCGTCGAGCAGCGCGACGATCACCGTGCAGCCGGGCCTTGCGAACCTGTGCATCGGCGACGTGCCGACGAATCTTCCCGCGCAGCAGACGTTCGCCTGCAACGTGCCCGCGACGCTCGCGACGCTCGGCGTGCTGAACGCGCCGCTGCTGCAGATCAAATCGGCGCTCGCGTTGCCCGTGGTGGTGCCGCAGTCCAATGCGGCGACGCTCACGTTCAACGGCGTGACGGGCGACGCCGACGACTATCAGACGACGAATTCGAACGCGGTGGGCTCGGTGCTCTCGAACGCGCTGTCGGGCGCCGCGCAGTCGCTGACGGGGCCGAACGGCCTGACGCTCTACGTGTTCGGCCAACCGGTTGCGGTCGGCAGCATGCTCAATCCCGTGGTGTCGCTGCTGCTGAGCCAGCTCGGCCCCATGCTGAATTCGCTCGACCAAGTCGTCGTCCCGCTCCTGAACCTGCTGGGCGTTCAGGTCGGGGCGGCGACGGTCCACAACCTGGCGCTGACCTGCGGCACCGCGCAAACGGTTTATTGA